From Scatophagus argus isolate fScaArg1 chromosome 2, fScaArg1.pri, whole genome shotgun sequence:
GCTGATAGGGAGGCCGGCTTGTGACGGAGACACAATACAGATTCTTCTCACTAaaaatcagtctgtgtgtgagcatccTCACACTTCATGTGTTTGGTGCTCACTTACTACTGAAACATGGGGCAGTTTTGCAGTGCCTCACTGGCAGATCTGTACTGGAGGACGTTGTCATAGAAACGAGTGAGCGCCTCTCGCATGTCCTTGGCACCCCTCCCTCCTGAGCCCCGGTACTTCATGGAAAGCAGCTTGGAGCACAGGTAGTGGAGCCACAGCACGTTGGTATGGGGGTGGTAGTTACTCCAGTTGTTCCTGAGATGACAAAATGAGCAGCGTAGAGTTAATAAATAACTTGAGACTTGTTTAACCAATAATTACCACCCAACCATAGTTATCACCCTCATATGTCCAATAAATATGAGGAAACTGACTGGCTTGGCTTAGACGGTCTGTTAAATCTTCTTTGTTTTGATCCTTAACAAACTGTCGTTGGccagctgttttcagtctttctgttaagctaagctaaccagctgtgGGCTGAAGCTTCATATTTAAACAGACAGATGTGAGAGCATTGTAAACCTTATCATCCAAGTATCAGCAAGTAACTCAATAAGCCCATGTCCAAagatgtcaaactattccttttgAGACAGAAATATTGGTATCAGTCTGACAAACTGCATATAAAATGCCTATCCCATCACTATAAACCATGAATGTGCGATGGGATCCATCTCATATAAGGGTGTATAATAAAAGCAGCCCTGGTATTTGGAATTTCTGACTAATCAGCTGATTTGTATTTCTAGAAGACATATCGATTTACCTCGGCCAGTCAAATCGATAAGAAGTTAAATCGATAAGAAGACCAACGTTGGCTCAGTTATCCCACACCTTCTGTTTCTTATTGTATGTGTTTAGTAGTATAAAGCTCCTTTGCCTtcagagcacagagaaactcCAGTTACATGGCACACTGGCTGTTTCTCAATTTGGCACCGACACATAAAAGCACTGACCCATTCTCTTGTCTCATCAGTCTGTAGATATCAAACTGGTAATCCCCCTGGCCCATGAACAGCTCCTCGTCCTTTGAGATATCGCAAGACACCGTCAGATCATCTGCATGGAACAGAAAAaggttgattttattttaacaagGCCAATTTAAgtgcagaaaaatgacagctgaggaagttaaaaaaaagtgtctgaCCGATTTCTAGCCTAGAGAGAGAGTAGTCAATGATGCGAACCAGCACCCCTTTGGTTTCCAGAGAGTGGGCTGTTCCGTTCAGGAGGAAGCTCCCCCTCTTTTCCTTGGTCGGTTTGACAAGCACATTGCCCCAATGGAGGTCCCTGCAATGAGCAGCACAGGGGGATGAAGCGGCTGTTACAAGACACCAAACAAATCATCCATCACACTGACATCACATACACAACAAGTCTGCTGAATGACACATAATCTGGCAGTTATGAGTTTATCAAATATAATGTGTACAACTAAAGGAAAGCTTCAAAGCGTTTGGTGTCACTACATTTCTAAGGTCTGGTTGTGTATTGCGAGCTAACTTTTATTCCAAAATATCAGTATTATTGAAGctgtttgtatatttatttattcactcaCATCGGTGGATCCACTGAAGATCAGACATCCACAGAtggtcattattattattatttttattatgggAAATTATTCTGTAAATATTCTAACAAATTCTTTGATCTTGATTCATCTTCAAATGATAGTAAATAGaacatgtttgcattttggACTTTTATCTggacaaaacagacatttcatgCAGGAAGACAATTAGAGACACTATgatttgtgatgtgtgtgtgtgtgggtgtgtgtgtgtgtgtgtattctacCTGTGTTCAAAGTGAAGCTCCTGCTCAGCAACAGCCAAGGCAGCAGTAACCTGATGTAGGATGCTCTTTGCCACTCCCAGAGACATCAGCTTGACAACGcaataaaaacttaaattaaacatttgcacTCATACCACAACAGAACAGAATTTATAGGCTAAAGATTaggaacaaatatatattttccttatttttctgaaataattCTGAGATAAGCTCATCATTcacttcttccttcttctttcagCCATATCTCCAGCATACATATTGAAGGTCTTACTGGCATTAAGTTGTAATGACTCAATTCAAGGGAATACTTGAATTTTTATTCATGCAGTCTTTTCATTAATGTTAATGAGCACATTTCACAGCGAGTGTGCAAATGTAATGAATTAAAACTGGTGTAATGAGAGTGTAATGCTTCGGTTCTGAGTACTTGAAACCCTGGCTTCAGTAATGAAGAATTTAAACTAAAGTAATAAAAGGAGCAGCTGCACTTGTCTGCAGccatacaaaacaaaaccgCAATTGTAAACATAACTGGGCCGAGACTTaatcaaacagagagagagagagagagagagagagagagagagagagagagagagagagagatgttttgAGCTGTGACTGACATGACTAATGAATGCTCAACATCACTGCAGAACACTGTGTGgcacagagagaggagctgctgagctgctgttaCTCCGATGCCTGTGCTTACCGTTCCATTGCTGTTCTCGAGGTCGATACCTCCAAACTCAAACTCCAGGATTATAAATAACTGATCCTTTTGAAAGCAATCTAATCAAagagaggacaagagagacCAGATGAAAGAAACCCAAAGCCTCGCCCTAGATATTGATTTTTGCTCCGTTAAAGGCAGACCATCAGgtaaaaaaacaatatcaaacaaaaataaattatcgACTACAACCTGAAGGACATGCTCAGATGCAATTCTCTGAACGAAGGAAGGCATATTTAATGTGAATGTTAAACATGAACAGGTTTTATTCTAACTGACCTGGTCTGTCATTCTCAGAGCTTTTCTGCTGGTCAAAGGCATCCCAAGCATTCAGGAAATCGGCAGGGTAGCAGCCTTGAACACAGTGGAGGCTGTGAGGGAACAAGTCACATTAACACTCAAACTGACTAACAGATGCtaacagaggaaaagacagaccAGACGGAGTGCTTACTCTTTGAGTCCAATAAATCCatgagtctggttctgctgcttctctttcaggCTGCTCAGCTCcctgacagaaagacacacacccAGTGCTGTTTCTTTAGCTGCAGCCAGCTGAAGTACCGCCACAAGGTTTGCTACAAGGCTCATCGTTAGGTATCACTTAATTAAAACTTTCACACCTTGGAGACCTCCAGTAATTatcacaacaataataaaaaacaggATTCCACCTTTGTTGTATCAGTTCTTTCATACTCATTTTCTGGAGGCAGACTACATCAGAGTATCCCAGCAAATTCAGCAGTGTGATGTGCAGTGTTGGTTTGTTGTACTACTTACTTTGAGATGATAATCTCATGCAGAATCTCTCCAAAGGTCTTCTGGTCTTCTCCATTCACTTTCTCACTGCCCTCTACTGGAATGATCTGTAAAGACAAGAACTAAATGTTGTAGTTGTAATCTTGACAGAGGAAACATACTGTTTGAAACAGAATTAAATTTCTAGTTtctgaaaaagtatttttagacagttctgatggagctcaggattcatcaggacagctgctttactcCAATCAATTTCACTGCGCGATCCTGGACTGTGTGCATGATCTTTTGGGTGTGCAGAAGAACACAGAATATTAATTAACATGACAATATATCAAAATATTGATATATGACCCAGCCCTACTTAAAGCACACGGATTTCCCCTATTTACAATTTTCAAACCTTTTAAACACATTCTGCGTCAGCACATGAAATAAGTTCAGATGTTGTTATAATTATGACTCTCTTAAGGCAGACAAATGCCTCTTCATCTAATTAGTGACAAGCATAAATAGATGAATGTATATACCACAAAACACATACTTTGAGTGCAACGGTTTCTCCTGAGGCATTGGTGGTGGAGAAGACCTCACCAAAGGTCCCCTCTCCTATCTTCACACAATGTTTCATGCGCTGAGGGGGTATACACTCCTCCCAGGGCAGAGGGCGCTGTTGACCACATTCAGCATACACTTTCTCTGCATCCGACAGATCTGCATCTTCACACTCAACCTGTAAGAAAAGACAGGACGGAGgaagtgacatgcacacacagacatgaggcTCCCAACGACTGTAATAACCCATTCACGGTCAAACAAGGTAGGAAAAAGTACTAAATAAAAATTCTTTTGTACTTGCCTGCATCAGTGTTTGCATGTTAATCTGTTACTTGATGGGAACTTATCATTAAGGAACATGGCAGTATGCGCATTCATGTACCTGGGAACTGCTGTTGAGCAGCTGTGATCGGAGGCCTTTGGGGAGCAATGACCGAAAGGGAGTGGCGAAGAGATCCTGGCTGACATCCACCAACTCTGCTCTTCTTGGAGAGCCTGACTCCCATGGACTTGATCTCCCTGGAGTGCACAGCActaaagagagggagggatacaagacaaggaaaatgaaacaatgaaaggGAAGATGGGAATCAAAGATCataaactttaaattaaatttaaaaaaaaatgttactagTTGCGAATAACCGGgagataaaatacaaaattagtGCTGCGTGTATGTTAGCCATGCCTTTGCGATGAACAGAGAGGGCAGCTTTGAGTCGgctccaggtgtgtgtgtttggtgtgacGTCAGCCAATAGAGACGAGATGTTGAGCCGACTCACTCTCCCCGGGGTGGAGAAATTCATGGTGGTTCCCAACAGCTCCTACACACAGGACGGATGTCATAATTTAACAATAATGCCTCCACCTGTGTAGAGCTGTAGCACTGACATCTTATCAGCATCCATGGGATGGAAGTGAACAGAATTCTGCTTGTGGTATTGACAATTGACATTAacccaattaaaaaaaaaaaacaaacgaacaaaaaaaccaaagtgtaCTTCCACTGTCTCACTGAACTTTGTATAGGTTAGGTGACTTAGATTTTACtatcaaaaaataatttccactGAGTAAAAAACTAAAAAGGTTGAGAGTgaagttgtttttaaagttgATGTTCTATGATCTGTGTACTAACAAGCACATTTTATTCACGTTGCTTATTTTGCCTGACAAACATTACACATTAATCACAACAGTCAAGAAGCATCATTAGATAACCACATTTCAGCAGTATTGTGCTGTGTGAGTGAATGCTGTTCTCACCCTGGGCTGTTTGTGTTGCGTGGAGATGAACTCGTTGATGCTGCAGTCAACAGTCCTGTTGCCACCCGTCTGCGCGGTCCTGCTCCTGAACAAATGTGTGCTGGCGCCGTCTTTGTTCTTCCAGCGACTCACACTCAGACCACTCACACACGCCTTCCTGGACGTCCCAGATCTTTCCATGGACGtgctcctccttttcttttctttaggagccagagaggttttttttcttttgtggggAACACAAGAGTTGTTGTTTACAACTTCTTTGTCTGAAGCAATCTTGTCTTCAGACCTGGTTGCACCTCTTTTTTTCATAATGACTTTCTTGGCAGCATTCGAGTGGTTAGTACCACTCTCAAACTGGTCATCGTCTGACATGCTTGCATGTGATTTaagttttctgtctctgagctgcagaaatTCTTTCAACTGTGATAAAGTTAGTCTCTTTGTCTTAATAGTGATTTGGTCAGTTAGACATTTCTCCTTTAGCATCGCTGTGAGCCCTGCTGCCCTCTTTTCCATTTCTGGATCATCATACTGCACCTCAGCTGCTGAACTGCTGTTGTTTACTGGCTGTTGAACAGACGCCATTGTTGTGATTTCTACAGAATGCGTGTGATCTTCAGGGTCGTCAGTGTTATGTGTGTGGTTACTCTCAGATCGTTTTGCATCTGGAAGATCAGACTTTTCACCACAATACAaaccttcctcttcctgctgcaggGACCTTTTGAGTTGCTGAACAGTCATTTGTGACAGAGCCATTTTTTGGAGCTGAACTGTGCATTTCTGAGTGAGGCATTTCTCTTTTACTGCTACAGCCTCCTCTTCTGTAAATAGAGCTTGTAAGGGGCTGTTACCTGGTAATT
This genomic window contains:
- the haspin gene encoding uncharacterized protein haspin isoform X2, whose amino-acid sequence is MLLNTSLLGEICFIWHFSALIAAISNMKPLKPLFMKTYGKQIRKVSAWISPENRKQAFDSTRSTDGDTSVFEPSKPTKIRKRKTSVSSHRATRPAKKKAMLCLIEKSFNEDNIPSPTCPQPAQHNRMTREKKTSGSRSGAVHPSKRKAMTCLTETSSDEENISRSSPPQQKKTTRKSRLVPVSGVLMRRRGQKFSSTSEREDSTSSTKCQKNSVQMKTDSTVHLPSAGRFVTRRRRAVAAKPKLPKATLSILNSSDDFTSGASGSCRIVWPSKRRRHPPAFVVSSAENSVNAAGTASFAANPSQEISLNELADHSLEPCPRKPIFCSTPSAGPFSKRPYLKPLPMNDQSTPPSMSLSCIGVLSTFQEDLDSSGQPVFTPRSAPPIELHSEEKPQSSFGEASADLFMEAKSSSKRSSCSEEAKSHREDIKTKKAGGLPSLNLISTDDSECSSHFVSAAGGLEWLVQALKEKCLTEHCTVQLERLYGFTVTQLCSQTPYSSCLEHSSSDHSQQTNEHPLSVHSIQTTDISRFSDPSFNLNLSVTNNKTNSYLQSINSESCEPAASVTDSQCTNSVVDSKHSAEHSSSKEPMERSALALHVQSTHHTDSSIEFIMGAQLPGNSPLQALFTEEEAVAVKEKCLTQKCTVQLQKMALSQMTVQQLKRSLQQEEEGLYCGEKSDLPDAKRSESNHTHNTDDPEDHTHSVEITTMASVQQPVNNSSSAAEVQYDDPEMEKRAAGLTAMLKEKCLTDQITIKTKRLTLSQLKEFLQLRDRKLKSHASMSDDDQFESGTNHSNAAKKVIMKKRGATRSEDKIASDKEVVNNNSCVPHKRKKTSLAPKEKKRRSTSMERSGTSRKACVSGLSVSRWKNKDGASTHLFRSRTAQTGGNRTVDCSINEFISTQHKQPRELLGTTMNFSTPGRVSRLNISSLLADVTPNTHTWSRLKAALSVHRKVLCTPGRSSPWESGSPRRAELVDVSQDLFATPFRSLLPKGLRSQLLNSSSQVECEDADLSDAEKVYAECGQQRPLPWEECIPPQRMKHCVKIGEGTFGEVFSTTNASGETVALKIIPVEGSEKVNGEDQKTFGEILHEIIISKELSSLKEKQQNQTHGFIGLKDLHCVQGCYPADFLNAWDAFDQQKSSENDRPDCFQKDQLFIILEFEFGGIDLENSNGTLMSLGVAKSILHQVTAALAVAEQELHFEHRDLHWGNVLVKPTKEKRGSFLLNGTAHSLETKGVLVRIIDYSLSRLEIDDLTVSCDISKDEELFMGQGDYQFDIYRLMRQENGNNWSNYHPHTNVLWLHYLCSKLLSMKYRGSGGRGAKDMREALTRFYDNVLQYRSASEALQNCPMFQ
- the haspin gene encoding uncharacterized protein haspin isoform X1, which encodes MLLNTSLLGEICFIWHFSALIAAISNMKPLKPLFMKTYGKQIRKVSAWISPENRKQAFDSTRSTDGDTSVFEPSKPTKIRKRKTSVSSHRATRPAKKKAMLCLIEKSFNEDNIPSPTCPQPAQHNRMTREKKTSGSRSGAVHPSKRKAMTCLTETSSDEENISRSSPPQQKKTTSRKSRLVPVSGVLMRRRGQKFSSTSEREDSTSSTKCQKNSVQMKTDSTVHLPSAGRFVTRRRRAVAAKPKLPKATLSILNSSDDFTSGASGSCRIVWPSKRRRHPPAFVVSSAENSVNAAGTASFAANPSQEISLNELADHSLEPCPRKPIFCSTPSAGPFSKRPYLKPLPMNDQSTPPSMSLSCIGVLSTFQEDLDSSGQPVFTPRSAPPIELHSEEKPQSSFGEASADLFMEAKSSSKRSSCSEEAKSHREDIKTKKAGGLPSLNLISTDDSECSSHFVSAAGGLEWLVQALKEKCLTEHCTVQLERLYGFTVTQLCSQTPYSSCLEHSSSDHSQQTNEHPLSVHSIQTTDISRFSDPSFNLNLSVTNNKTNSYLQSINSESCEPAASVTDSQCTNSVVDSKHSAEHSSSKEPMERSALALHVQSTHHTDSSIEFIMGAQLPGNSPLQALFTEEEAVAVKEKCLTQKCTVQLQKMALSQMTVQQLKRSLQQEEEGLYCGEKSDLPDAKRSESNHTHNTDDPEDHTHSVEITTMASVQQPVNNSSSAAEVQYDDPEMEKRAAGLTAMLKEKCLTDQITIKTKRLTLSQLKEFLQLRDRKLKSHASMSDDDQFESGTNHSNAAKKVIMKKRGATRSEDKIASDKEVVNNNSCVPHKRKKTSLAPKEKKRRSTSMERSGTSRKACVSGLSVSRWKNKDGASTHLFRSRTAQTGGNRTVDCSINEFISTQHKQPRELLGTTMNFSTPGRVSRLNISSLLADVTPNTHTWSRLKAALSVHRKVLCTPGRSSPWESGSPRRAELVDVSQDLFATPFRSLLPKGLRSQLLNSSSQVECEDADLSDAEKVYAECGQQRPLPWEECIPPQRMKHCVKIGEGTFGEVFSTTNASGETVALKIIPVEGSEKVNGEDQKTFGEILHEIIISKELSSLKEKQQNQTHGFIGLKDLHCVQGCYPADFLNAWDAFDQQKSSENDRPDCFQKDQLFIILEFEFGGIDLENSNGTLMSLGVAKSILHQVTAALAVAEQELHFEHRDLHWGNVLVKPTKEKRGSFLLNGTAHSLETKGVLVRIIDYSLSRLEIDDLTVSCDISKDEELFMGQGDYQFDIYRLMRQENGNNWSNYHPHTNVLWLHYLCSKLLSMKYRGSGGRGAKDMREALTRFYDNVLQYRSASEALQNCPMFQ